GAGGCATTAAATTCAACTGGTAATGTGATAACCTGAAACAGAACTGCCGCTGCCATAAAAACGATTCCTATTAACAACAGTCCACTCATTTGAAAAAAGATACCAATTAACACAAGTACCCACGAAAAGTTTGAGCCAATATTCGCTACTGGAACTAAAGCATGACGAAAACGTAAAAAGGCGTATCGTTGTGCATCCTGTATTGCATGTCCACATTCATGGGCAGCGATAGCAGTAGCGGCTATTGAATGACCACGATAGTTTTCCGGTGATAACCTTACTGTTTTTGTCCTTGGATCGTAATGGTCACTTAAAAATCCCCTTCCCTCTTCAACGCCAACATTAAAAAGGCCGTTTGCATTTAAAACTTCCCTAGCAATTTCTGCCCCTGTACGATAGGTTGAATTTGGTACACGAGAATATTTAACAAAAGTACCCTTAACTCTAAATTGGGCCCATAGGGGTACTAACATAATGATAAGAAAATAAACTAAGAATCCCATGTTGAACCTCCAGTTTTCTAGCGATGACATTATTCTTGGTGAAAGTTCATAGAATAAGTTTAATCCTTATGAACTCTGGAACGGTTCTTCTTTACTTCTTTTTCACCCTGATATTTTCTCCAGCCAACATAAGATAAATTTAGAATGATAATACTGCCTGTTGAAATGATAACCCACCATAAAGATGGATCTGCCTCATCCTCATCCATATTATCAAATAGATTCTTTAAATCCATTTCAAGACCTTCTAATTCTTCTTGGCTTTTTACATTACTAACAACCTCTGAACGGTATTCATCAATGAAATTGATACGAGCATCTATCTTTTGAATATTTTCTGCAGAGACATCAATTTTCATACTTGGATAAATAACATTGTATAAGGACATAAACGTATTAAAATTAGAGTGGAAATGTTCAGTATCACCGGTGCTGGCAGCAATTCTAGCTTCCTGGAAGGCGGTCATAATCTGATTCTTCATCTCTGTCCATAGCGGTTGATGACTTGAAGCAATCGCGTCCACAACGAGACGAAACTTCGTAAGCTTTTGGACCCTTTCCTCATAATCCATATTTGAGCTGGCTGCAGCTTCCATTGCCTCATCATGGGATACGGTAATAATTCTTAATTCATCCATCGAAAAAGAATGTTCTTTATTGGAGATATCCGTGAATTGCTCAGAAAAGTAACTTAGCAGCTTCTTGCCATCTTCATATCTCTGAAATTTAATCATTTGCAATGCTTCATCAGAGATACTATCTAACTTCTCTATCGGTGTGTGCTGATGAGCACTTACCGTCATGGGAGTGAGCATAATGAAAATAACAAATATTAGCAACCATTTATACTTCAAACCTTGTCCCCCCTATCATTACTAATAAAATGTATGAAAGGGTGGACAAGGTTAGACCATCTTTTATCCTATCAATTAACTATTTTAGTTCTAGTTTAAATCGATTAGGGCGTATAACAAAATAATAGCCAATACCTACTGATACAATCGAAAGCCAAAAAGTAAAGTAACCAATTTCTGGTGTAACCTCATTTAACATGTGATATCGAGGGAGCATAAAAAATACGTAGTCAATAACATCATTATGTAGTGTCCAAATCGCTGTGACTATTAGGTGCCACCATTTAAAACGATAAAAGGGAGAATACAAAATTGCTTGAACTGCCATGGCAAAATGAGAGAAAATTAACATTACGCCAATCCAATCTAGCTCTCCCTGTGCGAAAAAGACTAGAAGATTCATTACTACAGCCCATATTCCATACTTAAATAAAGTAACGATAGCAAGTGCTTCCATAAGTGGCCAATTCTTTTTTAACAGGAAAGCAGCGACTACAAAAACAAAAAATAGACTAGCAGTCGGGCTGTCAGGAACAAATATAAGAAAAATAGCTGGAGTTTCTTTTAATTGCCAGCCATACCACACATACCCGTAGACTGTTCCGGCAATATTGATAATCAACAACAATAGTAAAAATGATCTATTGGCTAAGAGGGGATAAATCCATTTCACTTTTCTTCCTCTTTTCATCTAATTTAAGATTAGGCTGTGTTAGTTTTTCTGTTGATTTGCGCTCCAGGCACTTCGCGCACCTTAGAGCGGTACGAGGAGCCTCCTCGACGCTAAAGCGCCTGCGGGGTCTCCCCCTGCCCCGTCCTCCCGCAGGAGTCTCGTGCCTTCCGCGCTAATCAACAGAGTGCCAAAATGAACATTTGCCTTTAACACAGCCATTAATAATAAAAGCTGACGAGATTCCGTCAGCTTTTAACTAATCATTTATTATTTTCCTAAGTTTGCGATGTATTCAGAAAGCTTTTTAAGCTGTTCGTCGTCACCTTTGAAAACTCCAGGAGGCATACTTCCTTTACCTTCTTTTGCAATTTTTGCAATTTCATCAGCAGATAATCCAATATCAACTAAAGATGGTGCAGCTGCTCCACCCTGGAAGGCATCACCGTGACAAGATAAACAAGTATTATCTGAAGCAATTTTGTATTCTTCAGATGTCTTGTCAATGTCAGCGGTTGCTACGATTTTTCCATATTCTTTCGCTGCTTCCCAATCATGGGTAGAAGCAGACTGCCAAGTTAAAAATGTAATAGCTGCTATTGCCAACAACATAAATCCAGTTGCTAATGGGCGTTTGCTTGGACGGCGTTCTGGTCCGCGATCTAAGAATGGAGCTAATAATAATGCTCCAAAAGCTAGTCCAGGGATAACCATTGCACCAACTACTGTATAAGGTCCAGCTGCATATTCATACTTTAGCAATTGGTATAAGAATAAGAAATACCAGTCTGGCATTGGAACATATCCTGTATCTGATGGATCCGCAATCCTTTCAAGTGGACTAGGATGTGCAACTGTTAAACATAAAATCCCAACAAGAAATACTGCACCTACTAACCATTCTTTCAAAAGGAAGTTAGGCCAAAATGCCTCTGTTTTACCAGGGTATTCTGAGTAATCTTTTGGAATATTCTTTTTCGTACGGGCCTCAGGTGCCAATACACGTGAGTCACCAACGAATTTCATTCCTTTACCGCGATGCATCGAACAATCCCCCTCCTTTATTCGTAAATTAAGATTATTAAAAGATCAAAATCACTTTATGAGTATTATAGTGGTCCAGAAATACCCTGTTTACGAATCATCATGAAATGAGCTGCTAATAAGCCAAATAAAGCAGCAGGTAAGAAGAACACGTGAATCGCAAAGAAACGAGTTAAGGTTTGAGCACCGACAATCGTCTCATGACCCGACAGTAACGTTTTCAGGTGAACACCTATAAACGGCACTGCTTCAATAATTTGAAGTGTAACTTTTGTAGCAAACAACGCTTTCATATCCCAAGGTAATAAATAACCTGTTAAACCTAAAGCTAGCATGATGAAGAAAATAAGAACCCCAACAATCCAGTTTAGTTCACGAGGTTTTTTGTAAGCGCCTTGGAAGAAAACGCGTAATGTATGTAAGAACATCATTACAATAACTAAACTAGCACCCCAGTGGTGCATACCGCGAACGATTTGTCCAAAAGCTACCTGGTTTTGAAGGTAGAATACAGACTCCCACGCGTTTTTAATATCCGGTACATAATACATCGTTAAGAACATACCAGATAAAATTTGAATAACAGTAACAAAGAATGTCATACCGCCAAAGCAGTATACAAACGCAGAAAAGTGATGCGCTGGATTGACATGCTCAGGTACCTCATGATCTGCGATATCGCGCCACAAAGGCGTAATATCTAAACGTTCATCTACCCAATCGTAAATTTTGTTTAACAATGATTACGCCTCCTTTGTACGTGGTTCAGCTTTACCTAAATAAAGTAAACCGTCTTTTTCTTGCAATGGATATACATCCAGCGGTGCAATTGGTGGAGTACCCTTAACGTTTGTACCATCCTTTGTATATCGTCCAAAGTGACAAGGACAGAAGAATTGTTCTGGATGTGCTTTATCCGTACCCCATGCCACTGTACAGCCTAAGTGTTTACATACTGGAGATAGGGCAACTATGTTATCCTGTTCATCCTTATAAACCCAGGCTGTATTTGTAACGTCTGAAGTATACCAAGCATCCTTTTGCTCAAACGTGAAATCAACTCGTTGTGGTTCTGCAGTGATGTCTTTAATTTTCAATGGAGTTGCAATAAAATCTCCACCAGCTTCCGCCGTTAATACTGGATCAATTGCAAAACGAACCATTGGCATTAACATTCCTGCTGCCATAAATCCCCCAACACCAGTCAAAGTGTAGGTTAAAAATTGTCTTCTTGATACGCGATGCTTACTCATGCTTATCCCCCCTCTATTCACAAGTTAAGTCCATCGGACATAAATTAAACACATATAAAACTAGGACATAACAATGATATATCAAACTTTTTCCTAGGTCAATATCATACTATTTTAAAAACATGTTATTCAGAAAAGAATTATTAATTTTCCTGCCATTTTTGAGTAAAAAGACTTAACAGCTGCTTCACTTGACTCTCAATCATTGAAATCTTTTGTTGATCGTTCAAATGCTCAAGCGGCAGAGACGGAAGCCAAATTAATGAACCGATAAGCTCCTTCTCATATATTTTCCAATCACTCTCTGAAGTTATGTAGAAAATATGCTTAAATTCATTCTTCTCAATATTTTCTTCCCATTTCTTCATCTGCTGAATTATGTCTTCTGGATGATCACTCTTCAAGTATGTAAAAGGTGGAAGTAACAATAGTCTTCCAGTAAATTGTCTTTCTAAGTAACTCGTAAGTAACGTAATAAATTCAGCACTTGAGGCTGATTGCATCATTTCATCCCCAAATGAAACCGAGATTACGGGAATGACAGCTGTATCCACGTATTCTTTTGCAGTTAAATATGTTTCTATATCCTTTGAAACCCACTTCATTTATGACACCAGCCCTTTTCACATCATTACTTCTATCATATCACTTTTTCCAAAAAAACATAAAACGAAAATCGGGAAAAGATTCTGTAATATCAAAAACGGAAGCCTGCTTATCGCAGGCTTCCGTTTTTCTCAGTTTCTTTTAGTTGATTTAGCTTTTCAGTTAATGCACTAAAAGCTGTTTTATCCTGCTTATCAAGTGCTTCATCAATTAATTGAAGCAACTTCTCCCGTTGAAACCGCTCAATGCTGTTTTGTAAAAATTGTTCTGCTACGATACCGTCTTTTTCATTAACTTGCAGGTGCTTTGGTACAAATGGGTTTTCTTCTAACACGGCTGCATATTGATGCGCTTGATTAGAAGCATGAAAGTTTAATTGAATAAAAATATCTTCGTCACGATTTAACCGAATATCATGAAAGGATTTTTCAGCATCAGTGGTCATAACATTTTCTTTATAAAAGCGAAATGGTACTTTATCAACGCAGTGGGTTGACATGATTAAACCGCGAGGACAATACTGTGCTTGCTCTACAAAATGAACCTTCTCCATTAATTGGTCGTGACTCATTAAATAATTAAGAATCCAAACACACTCTCTTCTTTTTAATTGATAATGATTTAAAAACCAACGAATAAAGTCCTTTTTCTCGTTGACAGAAACAGGGGTTGCCATATATAGTTTCCCTCCTCTGTATATTCAGCTTTTTATTAATTCTCTCTACTTAATAGACGGTCAAGCAAATCAGCATATTCTCCATTTGTAGGATCACCTTTTTGTAACTGTTTAAAAATTTCGGCAGCAAGGTCGGTTTTTCCTTCCTCAATTAGAAAATAACCGTAATCGTTCAAAAAAGCTTCATTATTCTTAAAAAAAGTATATGCACTTTCATATTTGTCTAATGCATTGGAATATTCCTCTAACTTATCATATGCAAGGGCTGAGTCCCAAAGAAGCTGGGGTTCCTCATCATCTACAAAATCCAGCTGTGAGATTAAATCAATTACCGCTCCATACCTTT
This Neobacillus sp. YX16 DNA region includes the following protein-coding sequences:
- a CDS encoding zinc metallopeptidase, yielding MGFLVYFLIIMLVPLWAQFRVKGTFVKYSRVPNSTYRTGAEIAREVLNANGLFNVGVEEGRGFLSDHYDPRTKTVRLSPENYRGHSIAATAIAAHECGHAIQDAQRYAFLRFRHALVPVANIGSNFSWVLVLIGIFFQMSGLLLIGIVFMAAAVLFQVITLPVEFNASNRAMDQVVSLGLIRNMEERSARKVLNAAALTYVAAAAVAVLELFRLVLIFTGMNRSNE
- the ypjB gene encoding sporulation protein YpjB → MKYKWLLIFVIFIMLTPMTVSAHQHTPIEKLDSISDEALQMIKFQRYEDGKKLLSYFSEQFTDISNKEHSFSMDELRIITVSHDEAMEAAASSNMDYEERVQKLTKFRLVVDAIASSHQPLWTEMKNQIMTAFQEARIAASTGDTEHFHSNFNTFMSLYNVIYPSMKIDVSAENIQKIDARINFIDEYRSEVVSNVKSQEELEGLEMDLKNLFDNMDEDEADPSLWWVIISTGSIIILNLSYVGWRKYQGEKEVKKNRSRVHKD
- a CDS encoding DUF1405 domain-containing protein, encoding MKWIYPLLANRSFLLLLLIINIAGTVYGYVWYGWQLKETPAIFLIFVPDSPTASLFFVFVVAAFLLKKNWPLMEALAIVTLFKYGIWAVVMNLLVFFAQGELDWIGVMLIFSHFAMAVQAILYSPFYRFKWWHLIVTAIWTLHNDVIDYVFFMLPRYHMLNEVTPEIGYFTFWLSIVSVGIGYYFVIRPNRFKLELK
- a CDS encoding menaquinol-cytochrome c reductase cytochrome b/c subunit, with protein sequence MHRGKGMKFVGDSRVLAPEARTKKNIPKDYSEYPGKTEAFWPNFLLKEWLVGAVFLVGILCLTVAHPSPLERIADPSDTGYVPMPDWYFLFLYQLLKYEYAAGPYTVVGAMVIPGLAFGALLLAPFLDRGPERRPSKRPLATGFMLLAIAAITFLTWQSASTHDWEAAKEYGKIVATADIDKTSEEYKIASDNTCLSCHGDAFQGGAAAPSLVDIGLSADEIAKIAKEGKGSMPPGVFKGDDEQLKKLSEYIANLGK
- the qcrB gene encoding menaquinol-cytochrome c reductase cytochrome b subunit yields the protein MLNKIYDWVDERLDITPLWRDIADHEVPEHVNPAHHFSAFVYCFGGMTFFVTVIQILSGMFLTMYYVPDIKNAWESVFYLQNQVAFGQIVRGMHHWGASLVIVMMFLHTLRVFFQGAYKKPRELNWIVGVLIFFIMLALGLTGYLLPWDMKALFATKVTLQIIEAVPFIGVHLKTLLSGHETIVGAQTLTRFFAIHVFFLPAALFGLLAAHFMMIRKQGISGPL
- a CDS encoding ubiquinol-cytochrome c reductase iron-sulfur subunit → MSMSKHRVSRRQFLTYTLTGVGGFMAAGMLMPMVRFAIDPVLTAEAGGDFIATPLKIKDITAEPQRVDFTFEQKDAWYTSDVTNTAWVYKDEQDNIVALSPVCKHLGCTVAWGTDKAHPEQFFCPCHFGRYTKDGTNVKGTPPIAPLDVYPLQEKDGLLYLGKAEPRTKEA
- a CDS encoding YpiF family protein, with the protein product MKWVSKDIETYLTAKEYVDTAVIPVISVSFGDEMMQSASSAEFITLLTSYLERQFTGRLLLLPPFTYLKSDHPEDIIQQMKKWEENIEKNEFKHIFYITSESDWKIYEKELIGSLIWLPSLPLEHLNDQQKISMIESQVKQLLSLFTQKWQEN
- a CDS encoding ReoY family proteolytic degradation factor: MATPVSVNEKKDFIRWFLNHYQLKRRECVWILNYLMSHDQLMEKVHFVEQAQYCPRGLIMSTHCVDKVPFRFYKENVMTTDAEKSFHDIRLNRDEDIFIQLNFHASNQAHQYAAVLEENPFVPKHLQVNEKDGIVAEQFLQNSIERFQREKLLQLIDEALDKQDKTAFSALTEKLNQLKETEKNGSLR